In Phocoena sinus isolate mPhoSin1 chromosome X, mPhoSin1.pri, whole genome shotgun sequence, a genomic segment contains:
- the LOC116747105 gene encoding uncharacterized protein CXorf49 homolog, translating into MNGKEQKEAHRDRDRDSGHRPSPRFQGRPGRDMSSPDEVFVWRRRVRPKGKERAGVRAAGPPVPRGPDPGPEHGEPRSGEGGGGFPDPEGFQSKREMLEARGPVLWGREGGPGSPDDHTRDLLDLIEESEIKESEEAEEANLQQLTDQDVLGVRRYPSPESSTAFKESTVLTLRLEAGPGGRGEPGQSCGEALTAPAGPLHLGGPEAGRALGNPKRGTKRRLNVAADRQRRSAEGLTWLLSDSESSDEFSETQLMTVSTYPRGGGQAKPSRPEDPGDTPRHSKFQARENFLHVTGSSLSSAPRGLSSVVERQGVGEQGISSPKKMQSVLWGKGGSKPSYPGAAAAAAAAAASASAAAAGGLPRVTPRKNGAQEKKSVGGACKLALGGTFRSRGQRISASPVEPATFPPISGIPQPGRPKSYTLVLSGTKQSEHSGAGKKSVVRWATESEAVAGEDKDPNRDPAPKGQLLTHRPAASYLRMHRRKASSGDVNTRSPQDPGHSEPLALNRGVVMPRGPAPSGDREPLDHPPRPETQQQPLGTPCCPWCLELKREVDELKEQLAAMQYLADKSQTL; encoded by the exons ATGAACGGGAAGGAGCAGAAGGAAG CCCACCGTGACCGCGACCGCGACTCGGGCCATCGACCGTCGCCCCGATTCCAGGGCCGCCCGGGTCGCGACATGAGCTCCCCGGATGAGGTGTTTGTGTGGAGAAGGCGTGTCCGCCCAAAGGGCAAGGAGCGGGCCGGCGTCCGTGCGGCCGGCCCCCCAGTCCCGCGGGGACCCGACCCAGGTCCCGAGCATGGGGAGCCGCGGAGCGGCGAGGGCGGAGGCGGCTTCCCGGACCCCGAGGGCTTCCAGTCGAAGCGGGAGATGCTAGAAGCACGAGGGCCGGTGCTGTGGGGGCGCGAAGGCGGACCTGGCTCCCCAGATGACCACACGAGGGACCTCCTGGACCTGATCGAGGAGTCTGAGATCAAGGAGTCTGAGGAGGCCGAGGAGGCCAACCTGCAGCAGCTGACCGACCAGGACGTGCTGGGCGTCCGCAGGTACCCGTCCCCGGAGAGCTCCACTGCCTTCAAAGAGTCCACCGTGTTGACACTGCGCCTCGAGGCGGGTCCCGGCGGTCGAGGAGAGCCCGGCCAGAGCTGTGGGGAGGCGCTGACGGCTCCAGCCGGCCCTCTCCACCTCGGTGGGCCTGAAGCGGGCCGGGCCTTGGGGAACCCTAAGAGAGGCACTAAGCGTAGGTTGAACGTGGCTGCGGATCGCCAGCGGCGCTCCGCAGAAGGCCTGACCTGGCTGCTGTCCGACTCCGAGTCCTCAGATGAATTCAGTGAGACACAGCTGATGACGGTGAGCACTTATCCCAGAGGAGGAGGCCAGGCCAAGCCCAGCAGACCCGAGGATCCCGGGGACACTCCCAGACACTCGAAGTTCCAAGCCAGGGAGAATTTCCTTCACGTGACAGGCTCTTCCCTGTCGTCGGCTCCGCGAGGACTCTCTTCGGTTGTGGAAAGGCAGGGCGTGGGAGAGCAGGGCATCTCTTCCCCTAAGAAAATGCAGAGCGTgctgtgggggaaggggggcagcaAGCCCAGCTACCcgggagctgctgctgctgctgctgctgctgctgcttctgcttctgctgctgctgcaggtggCCTGCCGCGGGTCACTCCTAGGAAGAACGGAGCCCAGGAGAAGAAATCCGTCGGGGGAGCATGCAAACTTGCCCTGGGGGGAACCTTCCGTTCCCGGGGTCAGCGAATCTCGGCAAGTCCCGTGGAACCGGCCACCTTCCCCCCAATCTCTGGTATTCCGCAGCCTGGGAGACCCAAGAGTTATACCTTGGTCCTTTCGGGAACCAAACAGTCCGAGCACAGCGGCGCTGGGAAGAAATCCGTGGTCAGGTGGGCAACGGAATCTGAGGCGGTGGCGGGAGAAGATAAGGACCCAAATAGAGACCCAGCCCCAAAGGGCCAA CTGCTAACTCACAGGCCAGCGGCATCTTATCTGCGCATGCATCGTAGAAAAGCCAGCAGTGGCGACGTCAACACCCGAAGCCCCCAAGATCCAGGACACTCAGAACCCTTGGCCCTGAACCGGGGAGTAGTCATGCCCAGGGGGCCTGCCCCCTCAG GTGACCGGGAGCCACTTGACCATCCCCCAAGACCGGAAACGCAGCAGCAGCCACTGGGAACGCCCTGCTGTCCTTGG TGTCTCGAGCTAAAGAGAGAAGTAGACGAACTTAAGGAGCAACTTG CCGCCATGCAGTACCTGGCTGACAAGTCGCAGACCCTTTGA